A genomic window from Streptomyces sp. MST-110588 includes:
- a CDS encoding L-lactate permease, with translation MVWAVAVSPLVMVLGLITGLRRPAHWAAAAGTLTAALLVWWLPDFSLSGAEVAAGAGAGGLLVLNAAAVMLPGVYLSQVLTRREVHRSLQEWVRQLPLSRPVKTALVVVGIGPTVESLTGFGVSLLVTVPVLLALAPPATALRQSLLGMNIMPWGTLGLATVVGGSLAGAGTAALGATTAVTSALVFPVLAVGAALLCRPARRLRAAGAAAALGAVLSLALIALNRLGVVEVAGVVAGLCTALLGVLAFAARRDRALLPPRPVLLAYGTVLGLVALIRVACALGLPDFTWQAGGASFHPLTSPGLPLLLTALILDRGRVHGTDARAALRRVARPLLALTGFVALGQVMARGGMIDALGTAVSGAHPLLLAPAVAALGMLGGFITGSNVGGNALLMQLQAGSAPDAHLELWFAALQNSAAGHAVFTSLPMIMLTLAVAGPAAKVSEHGLLRFGLRMASLVYAALAVVAVAGVLIL, from the coding sequence ATGGTGTGGGCAGTGGCGGTGTCACCGCTGGTCATGGTGCTGGGTCTGATCACGGGCCTGCGGCGCCCCGCGCACTGGGCGGCGGCGGCCGGCACACTGACGGCCGCCCTCCTGGTCTGGTGGCTCCCCGACTTCTCGCTGAGCGGCGCCGAGGTGGCCGCGGGCGCCGGCGCCGGCGGGCTGCTCGTACTGAACGCCGCCGCGGTGATGCTCCCCGGCGTCTATCTGAGTCAGGTCCTCACCCGCCGCGAAGTGCACCGCTCGCTCCAGGAGTGGGTACGTCAACTCCCGCTCTCCCGGCCGGTGAAGACCGCCCTGGTGGTCGTAGGAATCGGTCCCACGGTCGAGTCGCTGACCGGTTTCGGGGTCTCGCTGCTGGTCACCGTGCCGGTGCTGCTCGCTTTGGCGCCGCCGGCCACCGCCCTGCGGCAGTCCCTGCTCGGCATGAACATCATGCCGTGGGGCACCCTCGGCCTGGCCACCGTGGTCGGCGGCTCGCTCGCGGGGGCCGGCACCGCCGCGCTCGGCGCGACCACCGCCGTCACCAGCGCCCTGGTCTTCCCCGTACTGGCGGTGGGCGCGGCGCTGCTGTGCCGGCCCGCGCGGCGGCTGCGGGCGGCCGGTGCCGCCGCGGCGCTGGGCGCGGTGCTCTCCCTGGCCCTGATCGCCCTGAACCGGCTGGGTGTGGTGGAGGTGGCCGGCGTCGTGGCCGGGCTGTGCACCGCGCTCCTGGGCGTGCTCGCCTTCGCCGCCCGGCGCGACCGGGCCCTGCTGCCGCCCCGGCCCGTACTCCTCGCGTACGGAACGGTCCTCGGCCTCGTCGCCCTCATCCGCGTCGCCTGCGCCCTCGGCCTGCCCGACTTCACCTGGCAGGCGGGCGGCGCGAGTTTCCACCCGCTGACCTCCCCCGGCCTCCCGCTGCTGCTCACCGCGCTGATCCTGGACCGCGGACGGGTGCACGGCACCGACGCGCGGGCGGCCCTGCGGCGGGTGGCCCGTCCGCTGCTCGCCCTGACGGGCTTTGTCGCCCTGGGCCAGGTGATGGCGCGCGGCGGCATGATCGACGCCCTCGGTACGGCCGTGTCCGGGGCCCACCCGCTGCTGCTCGCACCGGCCGTCGCCGCGCTCGGGATGCTGGGCGGCTTCATCACCGGCTCGAACGTCGGCGGCAACGCCCTGCTGATGCAACTCCAGGCCGGATCGGCGCCGGACGCACATCTGGAGCTGTGGTTCGCCGCGCTCCAGAACAGCGCCGCCGGGCACGCCGTCTTCACCTCCCTGCCCATGATCATGCTGACCCTGGCGGTGGCCGGCCCCGCCGCCAAGGTCTCCGAACACGGGCTGCTGCGCTTCGGCCTGCGCATGGCCTCACTGGTCTACGCGGCACTCGCCGTGGTGGCCGTGGCGGGCGTACTGATCCTGTGA